ATGGTGCAAGATCAGCTGAAAGCGGTTCGTGACAGACTGATGACAGAGGGCAATGAGGATCGAAAGCAATCCATCTACAACGCCCTCGTGGAAGATGCGGAGCGTGGCGCCAATATGATTCTTGATTTTGCAAAAGAAAAAGAACTTGAGCTCGATGCAAGCCCTGAAGATATTGTTCAAGCGATACGAGATATCGGTCAACAATCACTGGACGACGAGGATATTGAGCTCTCCCAAGAAGAGCTAGCAAATGTCAGTGGCGGCGCCTGGTTTTTAGCAGCATTTCTGGTTAAGGGCTTCTTCGCGGGGGCAGGCTTTTGGGCTTCAGGCAAATCTGTCGGCGTTTGGTAGTGGTCTAAAAAACCAGGAGCTCTTGATTCATTTGCTCGAATCCATAATCCAATCAATCGCGCGTTGCCAGCGTTTCTTATTGCCCGTCAGCAATGGCGGGTTTTTTTGCCACTACGGTTGTGCTGAAGACTCACGGGCTGTCCACAGCTACAAAGGAGTCACGCTGCGGTTTCCTTGATGGCAACACTGGACGAGTTCAAGGCACTGCGTGATGGAGTGTCCATAGAGGTTCAAGGGGAGCTGTTCAAGCTGATGACCTCAGACCCTGATGCCTCCATCCGTCGCATGGTGGAGATCGCAGCAGAGAAAGGGATGACGGTGATCTCTGCTGAGGTGCGTGGCTTTCTGAGGCAGATGGATGACGATGACGAGTTCGACGATATTGAGCTGGATGCCGTTGCTCTCGCTGCCATTGCTGGTGGCAGAGGTCAAACGAGCTGCTGCCAAGAGGAAGCGCATGACGAGCCATGGGGGCGTTGCCCTGGCATGCGTCCGATGAGGAAATGGCTGTTTGGTGGTTGATGACAACCGAGACACCAGTGCGAAAATGAGCGGACTGCAGCATCACCCATGAGCGAGTCGTCTCAGGTCAAAACCGTCATTGACCAGTTGCTCACCGATGAGTATGAAGACCTACGCAAGAGCGTGATGGCTGCGTATCTGGAAGATGACAAGCGTGGTGCAGATCTGATCATCGCCTTTGGTGCCAAGCAAGGCATCACCCTCAATCAAGATGAAGTGATTGCTTTCATCGATGAGATGGACGAAGACGAGTTTGATATTGAACTAACGCCAGAGATGCTGACGAGTATTGCTGGTGGGGGTGGCAAGGATTGTCATTGCCAAGAGGAAGCGCACGACGAGCCCTGGGGGCGTTGCCCTGGCATGCGTCCGATGCGCAAGTGGTTATTCGGTGCTAACCCTGTCCCATCTAGGAGCTGAACCCATGTCAAAAGAACAGCTTGATGCCGTCAAAGAGCAGCTTCTGTCTAAGGAGAACGAATCACTCAAGCAGTCTGTCTTCAGTGCCTACCTGGAAGAGCCTGAGCGTGGCGCCAACATGATTATCGCCTTCGCTACAGATAAGGGACTCAAATTAGATGCAACATCGACCGAGGTTGTTGATTACCTGGAGAACCTGGACGACGACGACATTGATATCGAAATAACACCAGAGATGTTGACAAGCGTATCGGGGGGCAAGAGTAGGAGGTTTTCGGGGCAACCTAATTGAAGCTCCTGAAAACAGCTCCTGTGCAGTGCAAGGAATGTTAGGTAACAGCCTATCCCTTTGAGCTCCTGCAACCACAGGGGCTTTTTATTTCTTCAGTCACCACAAAAAGCTCATAAATCAGCCATCAATAGTTGTCATATTTCCGACGCTTAAGCAGTTATTCGGTCAGCAGCCTGTCGCTAAGAGTTAATTCATCACTCGACAAAACATTCACCCCGTCGCAATGGTGGGTTTTTTGTTGCATGCTGACAACGTTGCCGACGATTGCTAAAAACAGGCTGTAGCTCCACCTATTCCCATGTCAGAAGAGCAACTCAAAGCCTTCCTGGAAGCCGTCAAGGCTGATGCAGGTCTTCAGGAGAAGTTGAAGGCGGCAGGTGATGCCGATGCCGTCGTAACGATTGCCAAGGCTGCAGGCTTTGTGATTTCAGCTGAGGAGCTAAAGAAATCTCAGGCAGAGATTTCAGAAGAGGAGCTTGAAGGCGTGGCTGGTGGTGGGAGTGAATGTGGGTGTTTGGGAACCAGTATGTGTTTGAACCCTGCTTGTGTTGGAACCCAGGCAGCCTAATCCTAAAAAGCCCCTGCAATCACAGGGGCTTTTTATTTCTACATCCACCCTCAACCAGCCCCAAACGGCTTCCGATACCTGGCACAATTTTCGTCAATTAAGTAACAGTAGTGCGTCAGCAATGGCGGGAAAACATATTGCTGGCAGCCATAGAAAATTCTATGGAATAGCTTTAACCGAACAGTTTGGATAACTTTTTTTAATTTTTCCAATTGCTATATTAAAAGCAATCTTTGCAATTTGTTTTCTATGTTCTGTCTTTCCGTGAACTCTTGGTTGTTCAGAAAGCATCTCTGGTGTTACTCCGCTGGCTTGCTCTAGCCTGCAAAGATACGAATAGTGGGCTACTGCAGAAAAATGAATTGCCATTGCATCGCAGGCGTTATTTGCTTCTTCTGAGGCCTTGCAGGGTTGAGTGATTTCTTTAAATGTTTGAGATGCCTGAACTGGTGGAGTTGAACCAGCTAGCAGTAGACCAAGAGATACAAAGCAAGCCTTGGCTAGTCGTGGCACTTGTATATGATTATCTACTTTAATTTTAGTCTGATCGCCCTGTGTTGACAACTAGATCACCCTGAGCCCCTTTTATGTGCCTCTGTATTGAATGGTAGCCCTTGTGAACCCTTGCCCTTGTGTTGATTGTGTCGA
The sequence above is a segment of the Synechococcus sp. PROS-7-1 genome. Coding sequences within it:
- a CDS encoding Nif11-like leader peptide family natural product precursor, producing the protein MSEEQLKAFLEAVKADAGLQEKLKAAGDADAVVTIAKAAGFVISAEELKKSQAEISEEELEGVAGGGSECGCLGTSMCLNPACVGTQAA